A genome region from Labilibaculum antarcticum includes the following:
- a CDS encoding L-rhamnose/proton symporter RhaT encodes MITPNPLFGTGLHAIGGMSAASCYMPFEKVKQWSWGTFWLVQSLFAWLLMPLIIGYFTIPDLFIVLKQAPASAFWPALLLGATYGFGGLSFGYAIRNIGYSLTYTISIGISAVLGTIIPLVLKGQLIEQFSKVGGGIVLFGMIVSVLGVALCGRAGFLKEKFLSKNSTNNATGFNMKKGIILTLIAGSLSAIWGVSLEVGQPISDIAAQHGAGHFEGNAKLIVSSLGCLLTNLIWFSIVTIKDGSIKMLFSTKKTGGKRYLSNFSLSALAGSLWYIQFFFYGLGHVRMGSFQFASWVLHMSMLIFFSYIIGVLMKEWKDVNRKTYVTLISALLILVISFVIMTYGSYIGELANGIH; translated from the coding sequence ATGATAACTCCTAATCCTTTATTCGGAACCGGCCTCCACGCAATAGGCGGCATGTCAGCGGCCAGTTGTTACATGCCTTTCGAAAAGGTAAAACAATGGTCTTGGGGCACATTTTGGCTCGTACAGTCTCTCTTTGCCTGGCTACTAATGCCTCTTATAATTGGCTACTTCACAATTCCTGATTTATTTATTGTTCTTAAACAAGCGCCAGCGTCTGCATTTTGGCCAGCCTTACTGCTTGGTGCTACTTACGGATTTGGAGGCTTATCTTTTGGTTACGCCATCAGAAATATCGGATACTCTCTTACTTACACCATATCCATAGGAATATCAGCCGTTTTAGGCACGATTATTCCATTGGTACTTAAAGGACAGTTAATAGAGCAATTCTCCAAAGTAGGTGGAGGCATCGTGCTTTTTGGGATGATTGTTTCGGTACTTGGTGTTGCCTTGTGTGGCAGAGCAGGCTTTTTAAAAGAAAAGTTCTTGTCTAAAAACAGCACCAATAATGCCACTGGATTTAATATGAAAAAAGGAATTATCCTTACGTTAATAGCAGGATCATTATCAGCAATTTGGGGTGTTTCATTAGAAGTAGGGCAACCAATTTCGGATATTGCAGCCCAACATGGGGCTGGACATTTCGAAGGAAATGCGAAATTAATCGTCTCTTCTTTAGGATGTTTACTAACCAATCTAATTTGGTTCAGTATCGTCACAATAAAAGATGGCTCCATTAAAATGCTGTTTTCTACGAAGAAAACCGGCGGAAAAAGATATTTATCAAACTTTTCTCTTTCCGCCTTAGCAGGTTCCTTGTGGTACATCCAATTCTTCTTTTATGGCTTAGGTCATGTTAGAATGGGTAGCTTTCAATTTGCAAGTTGGGTACTTCACATGTCTATGCTAATCTTCTTTAGTTACATTATTGGTGTACTAATGAAAGAATGGAAAGATGTGAACCGAAAAACATATGTAACGCTTATTTCGGCTTTACTAATATTAGTTATCTCCTTTGTGATTATGACCTACGGAAGCTACATCGGAGAATTGGCGAACGGGATACATTAA
- a CDS encoding 2OG-Fe(II) oxygenase yields the protein MNTTFDDLVSTYLENNVGLADNFLSETLASQLRGNLLRLLSQKQMLPAGIGNDTVLIHNELIRSDKIHWLDRKHQDEHEDCFFDLMDCFVAYLNQTCYTGITGYEFHYALYEKGTFYKKHLDQFKNNKGRAFTMIMYLNLDWKLGDGGELCIYHSDHKQSVAPLNGKCVFFKSSELEHEVLLSHKPRLSITGWLKTN from the coding sequence TTGAATACTACATTCGATGATTTGGTCAGCACTTATTTAGAAAATAATGTTGGCTTGGCAGATAATTTCCTGAGTGAAACTCTGGCTTCTCAGCTTAGAGGCAATTTATTAAGATTGCTGTCGCAAAAGCAGATGCTTCCTGCAGGGATTGGGAATGATACTGTTTTGATTCACAATGAGCTAATTCGCAGTGATAAAATACATTGGCTAGATCGCAAACATCAGGATGAACATGAGGACTGTTTCTTTGATCTCATGGATTGTTTTGTAGCCTATTTAAATCAGACTTGTTATACCGGAATTACCGGATACGAATTTCATTATGCTCTTTATGAAAAGGGAACTTTCTATAAAAAACACCTCGATCAGTTTAAAAATAATAAGGGCAGAGCCTTTACCATGATCATGTATCTAAATTTAGATTGGAAGTTGGGTGATGGAGGTGAATTGTGTATTTATCATTCGGATCATAAACAGAGCGTGGCTCCACTAAATGGCAAATGTGTATTTTTTAAGAGTAGTGAGCTCGAGCACGAAGTGTTGCTGAGTCATAAGCCTAGGCTAAGCATTACCGGATGGTTAAAAACCAATTGA
- a CDS encoding GntR family transcriptional regulator translates to MNLKGHIPIYQKLTEFYRARIISQEYIPGSKIDSINKMMSRHQVSRETAKRVLKALIDENLVVSQAGRGTFINTATTLIKKWGMVIPFYSSNIEQLISQINIHAQASGRKLEYFLHYNNPDEEMRSIGQLIQKGYEAIIVVPNYDESITGEFYRKVHPGKTKIVLADNTMAGSYFEYAIQSYDLGVKRAVDYLTETEKGNYLLLSNEKWQGRNLVFEMMKQTFEMILDLKYPDRKLFLSSDIMELTSEFFTKNKIKGILTIQDSIAVRLIGRLQKWGFKIPEDLKLVSYGNTELSELFTPSITVVDCKYGEMALRITQLIKNDPDLSGKQVVVQPNLIIRET, encoded by the coding sequence TTGAACTTAAAAGGACACATACCAATTTACCAAAAACTCACAGAGTTTTATCGGGCACGTATCATCTCTCAGGAGTACATACCCGGTAGTAAAATTGATTCCATAAATAAGATGATGAGTCGGCATCAAGTGTCGCGGGAAACGGCAAAGAGAGTTTTGAAAGCTCTTATTGATGAGAATTTAGTTGTTTCGCAGGCCGGACGTGGTACTTTTATTAATACTGCGACCACCCTAATTAAGAAATGGGGAATGGTGATTCCTTTTTATTCTTCCAATATTGAGCAGTTAATATCACAAATAAATATTCATGCTCAAGCCTCGGGTCGAAAATTGGAGTATTTTCTTCATTACAACAATCCTGATGAGGAAATGAGATCGATCGGACAACTCATTCAGAAAGGCTATGAGGCTATAATCGTTGTTCCGAATTACGATGAGTCGATAACCGGAGAGTTTTATCGAAAGGTACATCCGGGTAAAACGAAGATTGTATTGGCCGATAATACCATGGCTGGTTCTTATTTTGAGTATGCTATTCAGAGTTACGATTTAGGAGTAAAGCGAGCAGTTGATTATTTAACGGAGACAGAAAAAGGAAATTATTTACTCTTGAGTAATGAAAAATGGCAGGGGCGTAATTTGGTTTTTGAAATGATGAAGCAAACTTTTGAAATGATTTTGGATCTGAAATATCCAGATAGAAAGTTGTTCTTATCTTCAGATATTATGGAGCTGACTTCCGAGTTTTTTACTAAAAATAAAATAAAAGGGATTCTTACGATACAAGATTCAATAGCGGTTAGACTCATTGGAAGACTCCAAAAATGGGGATTTAAAATACCTGAAGATTTAAAATTGGTGTCGTACGGAAATACTGAATTGAGTGAGTTGTTTACACCATCTATTACTGTGGTGGATTGTAAATATGGTGAGATGGCTTTACGAATTACTCAATTGATTAAGAATGATCCAGATTTGAGTGGAAAGCAAGTGGTTGTACAACCCAATTTGATAATAAGAGAAACTTAA
- a CDS encoding uroporphyrinogen decarboxylase family protein translates to MNSKERVFATIRREEVDYPASWLGLPVPPALPALYDYFKVSSIDELKKRIKDDVWPIIVPYNNAPHFDVGCALNFAKEDPSNGTQDERTLTAPGYFEGMNDPAEVEKYPWPNPADFLDVEKAKKDAENAPDDYFKMGIMWSAHFQDTCAAFGMEDALITMMMYPEMFQAVIDRITEFYLDLNGRFYEATKGKLDGVLIGNDFGSQSALMVDPDMLREYVFPGTKKLIDQAKSYGLTVLHHSCGSIFPIIGDLYEMGVDIVHPIQALAADMSAEHLSGQFTSKAFCGAVDAQELLVNGTPEQITSRVLELKKLFPTGLIISPSHEAILPDIAPENIEALFDAVKK, encoded by the coding sequence ATGAATTCAAAAGAGCGAGTATTTGCAACAATACGAAGAGAAGAGGTTGATTATCCTGCAAGTTGGTTGGGCTTACCAGTACCACCAGCACTACCTGCTTTATACGACTATTTTAAAGTGTCAAGTATCGATGAGCTTAAAAAACGCATTAAGGATGATGTGTGGCCAATTATAGTACCCTATAATAACGCTCCTCACTTTGATGTGGGCTGTGCTCTTAATTTTGCAAAAGAAGATCCTTCAAATGGCACTCAAGATGAACGAACACTTACAGCTCCAGGATATTTTGAAGGAATGAACGATCCTGCCGAAGTTGAAAAATATCCATGGCCAAATCCTGCCGATTTTTTAGATGTTGAAAAGGCTAAAAAGGATGCCGAAAATGCTCCGGACGATTATTTCAAAATGGGAATTATGTGGAGTGCTCATTTTCAGGACACATGTGCTGCTTTTGGAATGGAAGATGCTCTCATAACCATGATGATGTATCCGGAAATGTTTCAGGCTGTGATCGATAGAATTACAGAATTCTATCTTGATTTAAACGGACGATTTTACGAAGCAACAAAAGGAAAATTAGATGGCGTTCTTATCGGAAATGACTTTGGCAGCCAATCGGCTTTAATGGTAGATCCGGATATGCTGCGTGAATATGTTTTTCCGGGGACTAAAAAACTCATTGACCAGGCAAAAAGCTATGGCCTTACAGTTCTGCATCATTCCTGTGGCTCAATTTTCCCAATTATAGGTGATTTGTATGAAATGGGCGTTGATATTGTACATCCAATTCAGGCATTAGCGGCAGATATGAGCGCAGAACATTTAAGCGGTCAGTTTACCTCAAAAGCATTTTGTGGTGCCGTTGATGCACAGGAATTATTAGTTAACGGCACACCAGAACAAATAACTTCACGAGTACTTGAGTTGAAAAAATTATTCCCAACCGGATTAATTATCTCACCTAGTCATGAGGCCATTTTACCAGACATAGCTCCCGAAAACATAGAAGCTCTTTTCGATGCTGTAAAAAAATAA
- a CDS encoding cupin domain-containing protein: MKTNLLENFTKINDYFSPKVIGEVNDSYIKIAKIKGNEVPWHDHKNEDELFYVIEGSLLMEVEGLEPFDMNAGEMYIVTKGTQHRVSAKEECKIMLIENKTTAHTGDVKSEITKDITEQLK, from the coding sequence ATGAAAACCAACCTACTCGAAAACTTCACAAAAATCAACGATTACTTCTCACCCAAAGTTATTGGAGAGGTAAACGATTCTTACATTAAAATTGCCAAAATAAAAGGTAATGAGGTGCCGTGGCACGATCATAAAAATGAAGATGAATTGTTCTATGTAATTGAAGGCAGTCTTTTGATGGAAGTTGAAGGTTTGGAACCATTTGATATGAATGCCGGAGAGATGTACATTGTTACGAAAGGCACTCAACACAGAGTATCCGCAAAGGAAGAATGCAAAATCATGCTGATAGAAAATAAGACTACGGCTCATACAGGAGATGTAAAATCGGAAATCACGAAGGATATTACTGAACAATTGAAATAA
- a CDS encoding KTSC domain-containing protein: MKRVNAYKKLFNVDQDTDLKKLKSTYRNLVKEWHPDKFQSDDEKFAEAEIKSREIIDAYHFLVSVAPETIEANLEEYTSTTTQSGIADYKHKGLLLEISFTNGTTYEYFGVPRNVFNKFINSDKQYRFAKRSIFNSYLYRKSKKDAIAA; this comes from the coding sequence ATGAAGCGAGTTAATGCGTACAAAAAATTATTTAATGTTGATCAGGACACTGATCTTAAGAAACTAAAATCAACATATCGAAATTTAGTTAAGGAATGGCATCCTGATAAATTTCAATCTGATGATGAAAAATTTGCTGAAGCTGAAATCAAAAGTCGCGAGATTATTGATGCTTACCATTTCTTAGTAAGTGTTGCTCCAGAAACAATTGAAGCGAATTTAGAAGAATATACTAGTACAACAACCCAATCGGGTATTGCTGATTACAAACACAAAGGCTTGTTACTTGAAATTTCTTTCACCAATGGTACTACTTATGAATACTTTGGGGTTCCAAGAAATGTATTCAATAAATTCATCAACTCTGATAAGCAATATCGCTTCGCTAAAAGAAGTATATTCAATTCTTACCTCTACCGAAAGTCAAAAAAGGATGCAATAGCAGCCTAA
- a CDS encoding helix-turn-helix transcriptional regulator, producing MISPGLINEIKIQIYNTAKCTVGQEWNYSNIISPFSRIYLITEGEGYILPDHNMLKLKPGYLYLVPGYTLCGYHCVESLSQYYLHFSHQMSDGLKIFDQIPVTHQVEALPIDIHLFKRLLEINPTLGLKHSDPNVYEKSSWKRNPMDHRSNTIQLETEGIIKQLFSRFIRSGNTETLHLQKQSFIKKSFEFISNHLYEEIRLESLASLACCSTDHFTRQFKSITGMRPMEFINRKRVEKAQELLITTTKSQKNISEEIGFNSQQYYTRIFKKITNSTPEEYRKMGGLI from the coding sequence ATGATATCTCCTGGTTTAATAAATGAAATAAAAATTCAGATCTATAATACGGCCAAATGTACTGTTGGGCAGGAATGGAATTATTCTAATATTATAAGTCCTTTTTCAAGGATTTACCTTATTACCGAAGGAGAAGGGTATATATTGCCTGATCATAATATGCTGAAGTTGAAACCAGGGTATTTGTATCTGGTTCCGGGTTATACTTTATGTGGGTATCATTGTGTCGAAAGTCTAAGTCAGTATTATCTGCATTTTTCTCATCAAATGTCGGATGGTTTAAAAATTTTCGATCAAATTCCCGTCACACATCAAGTTGAAGCCCTTCCCATCGATATCCATTTATTTAAACGACTTCTTGAAATAAACCCAACATTGGGCTTGAAACATTCCGATCCGAATGTATATGAAAAAAGTAGTTGGAAAAGAAATCCCATGGATCATCGGTCCAATACTATTCAATTAGAAACAGAAGGAATTATAAAGCAGTTGTTTTCCCGATTTATTCGAAGTGGAAATACCGAAACCTTGCATCTTCAGAAGCAATCGTTTATTAAAAAGTCTTTCGAATTTATTTCGAATCATCTTTATGAGGAAATTAGATTAGAATCATTAGCGAGTCTTGCCTGTTGTTCCACAGATCATTTTACAAGGCAATTTAAAAGTATCACAGGTATGCGACCCATGGAGTTTATTAATAGGAAGAGGGTAGAGAAAGCACAGGAACTTTTGATAACAACGACAAAATCGCAAAAAAACATAAGTGAAGAAATAGGTTTTAATAGCCAACAATACTACACGCGAATATTCAAGAAAATCACGAACAGCACACCCGAAGAATATAGGAAGATGGGTGGGTTGATATAA